A genomic segment from Gemmatimonadaceae bacterium encodes:
- a CDS encoding HEAT repeat domain-containing protein gives MITTSLVRGTLGALLVTLALVPHRQMQGQDAARRLAAVQDGRVRFTVNLRPDVCGSGQSIWRNGDRRGRTTWGDRYSRDVEYDVDCEHGPGRIVIDKDAGRVREVRFYVGGRWRTESSATDLGQLSTKDAASLLLGVARTNQGKGAHSAIFPLTVIDSVEVWRDLLQLARDDSRPREVRRQAVFWLGQLAEAPATAGLDELVGEAALDRDVREQAIFALSQRPRDEGIPALIKVVRTSRDPELRKKALFWLGQSDDPRGLQLIEELLAKR, from the coding sequence ATGATCACGACCTCGCTCGTGCGCGGGACGCTCGGGGCGCTGCTGGTCACGCTCGCCCTCGTCCCTCACCGTCAGATGCAAGGCCAGGACGCCGCGCGACGCCTCGCCGCGGTGCAGGACGGGCGCGTGCGCTTCACCGTCAACCTCCGCCCCGACGTGTGCGGGTCGGGCCAGAGCATCTGGCGCAACGGCGACCGCCGCGGGCGCACCACGTGGGGCGATCGCTACTCGCGCGACGTGGAATACGATGTGGACTGCGAGCACGGCCCGGGACGCATCGTCATCGACAAGGACGCGGGGCGGGTGCGCGAGGTGCGCTTCTACGTCGGCGGACGGTGGCGCACCGAGTCGTCCGCCACCGACCTGGGACAGCTCTCCACCAAGGACGCGGCCTCCCTCCTGCTCGGCGTCGCTCGCACCAACCAGGGAAAGGGGGCGCACTCCGCCATCTTTCCGCTCACGGTGATCGACTCGGTCGAGGTCTGGCGCGACCTGCTGCAACTGGCGCGCGACGACTCGCGCCCGCGAGAGGTGCGGCGCCAGGCGGTCTTCTGGCTCGGACAACTGGCCGAGGCGCCGGCGACGGCCGGTCTCGACGAGCTGGTGGGCGAGGCGGCGCTCGATCGCGACGTGCGCGAACAGGCGATCTTCGCCCTGTCCCAGCGCCCGCGCGACGAGGGGATCCCCGCCCTCATCAAGGTCGTGCGTACGTCGCGCGATCCGGAGCTGCGCAAGAAAGCGCTGTTCTGGCTGGGGCAATCGGACGATCCGCGCGGACTCCAGTTGATCGAGGAGCTGCTCGCCAAGCGGTGA
- a CDS encoding HEAT repeat domain-containing protein, whose protein sequence is MMTPHPSLQIPGRAVARRLTTVVSIAALGGLSALTPVVLTAQVVVSGAATAASAASAASAARALAAAARAARSASAPSVAAARALAHADYRLAMDAGGLSASVAGLSRLREFTALTSLSSLATLATLADLDEDAVILPSRARTPWSNDQVSDSLYRQARERMNRGDYRKAADLFMEVAKRAGKAPLAGDALYWNAYSLYRDGASGSLNEALSALDRLNEEFPSAATLGDASTLRIRVCGELAKRGDEQCAAQVAESAGAGESRGGSRMTTVRAPRPPRPPMPPSARRSASSQEPGCPDEDDDERIAALNALLQMDADRALPILEKVLARRDKCSVSLRRKAVFLVSQKGDARAADILMGAVRNDPDGEVREQAVFWLGQTRDERAVEMLQEILQKESNDEVLQKAVFALSQHRSQRASTILRDLAQRDGAALKVREQAIFWLGQQRDGANADLLRSLYGRVKEEELKEKIIFSISQTRATDNNRWLLDLAMNGKEPMEMRKKALFWAGQSRATSMDDLAALYNKADDREMKEQIIFVYSQRRDAAAVDKLMEIARSDKDKELRKKAIFWLSQSRDPRAAKFLEDLIG, encoded by the coding sequence ATGATGACCCCCCATCCCTCCCTCCAGATCCCCGGCCGCGCCGTGGCGCGACGCCTGACGACCGTGGTGTCCATCGCAGCGCTCGGCGGGCTGTCGGCGCTGACCCCGGTCGTGCTCACCGCGCAGGTCGTCGTGTCGGGCGCCGCGACGGCGGCATCGGCGGCATCGGCGGCATCGGCTGCGCGGGCCTTGGCGGCCGCCGCTCGCGCGGCGCGCTCGGCCTCGGCGCCGTCGGTCGCGGCGGCGCGGGCACTCGCCCACGCCGACTACCGACTCGCAATGGATGCGGGGGGATTGTCCGCGTCGGTCGCCGGACTGTCGCGACTGCGCGAATTCACCGCGCTCACGTCGCTGTCGTCACTGGCGACGCTGGCGACGCTGGCCGACCTCGACGAGGACGCGGTGATCCTCCCGTCGCGAGCCCGCACGCCGTGGAGCAACGACCAGGTGTCGGATTCGCTCTATCGCCAGGCGCGCGAGCGGATGAACCGCGGCGACTATCGCAAGGCGGCCGATCTCTTCATGGAAGTGGCGAAGCGCGCCGGCAAGGCGCCGTTGGCCGGCGACGCGCTGTACTGGAACGCCTACTCGCTCTATCGCGACGGGGCATCGGGTTCGCTCAACGAGGCACTGTCGGCGCTCGACCGGCTGAACGAGGAGTTCCCGTCGGCTGCAACGCTGGGCGATGCAAGCACGCTGCGGATCCGCGTCTGTGGCGAGCTGGCCAAGCGCGGTGATGAGCAGTGCGCGGCGCAGGTGGCGGAGAGCGCGGGGGCGGGGGAGTCGCGAGGCGGAAGCCGCATGACGACCGTGCGTGCCCCGCGCCCGCCGCGTCCTCCAATGCCGCCGTCGGCGCGTCGCTCCGCGTCGTCGCAGGAACCCGGCTGCCCCGACGAGGACGACGACGAGCGCATCGCCGCGCTCAACGCCCTCCTCCAGATGGACGCCGATCGCGCCCTCCCGATCCTCGAGAAGGTCCTCGCGCGCCGCGACAAGTGCTCGGTCTCGCTGCGTCGCAAGGCGGTCTTCCTCGTCTCGCAAAAGGGAGACGCGCGCGCCGCCGACATCCTCATGGGGGCCGTGCGCAACGATCCCGATGGCGAGGTGCGCGAGCAGGCGGTCTTCTGGCTGGGGCAGACGCGTGACGAGCGCGCGGTGGAGATGCTGCAGGAGATCCTGCAGAAGGAGTCCAACGACGAAGTGCTGCAGAAGGCGGTCTTCGCCCTGTCGCAGCACCGCAGCCAGCGCGCCTCGACCATCCTGCGCGACCTGGCGCAGCGCGACGGCGCCGCCCTCAAGGTGCGCGAGCAGGCGATCTTCTGGCTCGGCCAGCAGCGCGATGGCGCCAACGCCGACCTGCTGCGGAGCCTCTACGGTCGCGTGAAGGAAGAGGAACTCAAGGAGAAGATCATCTTCTCCATCTCCCAGACGCGCGCCACCGACAACAATCGCTGGCTCCTCGACTTGGCGATGAACGGCAAGGAGCCGATGGAGATGCGCAAGAAGGCGCTCTTCTGGGCCGGCCAGAGCCGCGCCACGTCGATGGACGACCTGGCGGCGCTCTACAACAAGGCCGACGATCGCGAGATGAAGGAGCAGATCATCTTCGTCTACTCGCAGCGCCGCGACGCGGCGGCGGTCGACAAGCTCATGGAGATCGCCAGGTCGGACAAGGACAAGGAGCTGCGCAAGAAGGCGATCTTCTGGCTGTCCCAGTCACGCGACCCGCGGGCCGCGAAGTTCCTGGAGGATCTCATCGGATGA